Proteins from a genomic interval of Diospyros lotus cultivar Yz01 chromosome 6, ASM1463336v1, whole genome shotgun sequence:
- the LOC127804910 gene encoding LOW QUALITY PROTEIN: protein kinase STUNTED-like (The sequence of the model RefSeq protein was modified relative to this genomic sequence to represent the inferred CDS: deleted 1 base in 1 codon) has product MKLSSDCSAFDSEERDGNAASSAAGSVVVVGVRLLDSKSRELLTWALVKVARSGDRVIALHVVNPDTEGKSTLLSLVKTFDSVLAAYEGFCHLKQVDLKLKLCRGSSVRKGLVQQAKSYGVAKVIVGTSKTHHKIRSSVSVAKYCAKNLPRNFSVLAVDNGKILFQRQADNDYKKHYVQPIHDSLNEQQEEVLNNGTADAEASKSNEQQQLFSQKFNFVEESSNGANLEDSLALVPARNQLLIESKHGWTLLRQVFLRHQQQPDKASLKKKSVMQWLLNLHDRQAFAAVPHCKKSNSDTNKDHLINLDGENGLIVPCRTNNASSLGYCLKGLSKELEALADKYASLCRIFNYQELMLATSNFKSEHLVGKGGSSQVYRGFLPGGKEVAVKVLKASEEIFRQFVSEVEITTTLHHKNTISLLGFCFGENNLLLVYNFLSRGSLEENLHGTRKSEIVLSWEDRYKVAVGVAEALDYLHNGLAEPVIHRDVKSSNILLSDDFEPQLSDFGLALWASDSSQNITCTDIAGTFGYLAPEYFMHGKVNDRIDVYAFGVILFELLSGRKPIDNVKTEGQQSLVLWASSIMKGGKVSELMDPSLGSNYDGDQSERMILAAALCIRRAPLCRPQIDVVLKLLQGDADTIKWARKQVSALEEENAVDGEEFPANMQSHLNIALLDLEEESLSTGSTDHIDLIEDYLNVDGAAHRAWNNPFFPGLRPAIR; this is encoded by the exons ATGAAATTGTCGTCGGACTGTTCGGCCTTCGACTCGGAGGAGCGAGACGGCAACGCCGCCTCGTCGGCTGCCGGTTCCGTTGTGGTGGTGGGAGTGAGGCTGTTGGATTCGAAGAGCAGAGAGTTGCTCACTTGGGCTCTCGTTAAGGTCGCTCGCTCTGGCGATCGAGTCATTGCTCTTCATGTCGTCAATCCCGATACCG AGGGCAAATCTACACTTCTCTCTCTTGTGAAGACCTTCGATTCTGTGCTCGCCGCTTATGAAGGTTTCTGCCACCTCAAACAG GTTGATCTCAAACTTAAGCTTTGTAGAGGTTCATCAGTCCGCAAGGGTCTAGTCCAACAGGCAAAATCTTACGGTGTGGCAAAAGTGATCGTGGGGACTTCAAAAACTCATCACAAAATTAGATCATCAGTGTCGGTTGCCAAGTACTGTGCTAAAAATCTCCCCAGGAACTTTTCAGTTCTTGCAGTTGATAATGGAAAAATCCTGTTTCAAAGGCAAGCAG ATAATGACTATAAGAAGCATTATGTACAACCAATTCATGATTCATTAAATGAGCAACAAGAAGAAGTATTAAATAATGGAACAGCTGATGCagaagcatcaaaatcaaatgagCAACAGCAACTTTTTTCGCAGAAGTTCAATTTCGTAG AGGAGTCATCAAATGGTGCCAATTTGGAAGATTCATTGGCTTTGGTACCAGCTCGCAACCAACTTCTGATTGAATCAAAACATGGTTGGACTCTACTCCGCCAAGTGTTTCTACGTCACCAGCAACAGCCTGATAAAGCTTCCTTAAAAAAGAAATCTGTAATGCAGTGGTTACTCAACCTACATGACCGACAAGCTTTTGCTGCTGTCCCTCATTGTAAAAAGAGCAACTCTGATACAAATAAAGATCATCTTATAAATTTGGATGGAGAGAATGGTTTGATTGTACCTTGTCGAACAAATAATGCCTCTTCACTTGGCTACTGCCTGAAAGGTCTTTCCAAAGAGCTGGAGGCACTCGCTGATAAGTATGCATCACTGTGCAGGATATTTAACTACCAGGAACTTATGTTGGCTACTTCCAACTTCAAGTCTG AACACTTGGTTGGGAAAGGTGGTAGCAGCCAGGTTTACAGAGGATTTCTTCCAGGTGGCAAAGAAGTGGCTGTGAAAGTCTTGAAGGCATCTGAAGAAATATTTAGGCAGTTTGTTTCAGAAGTTGAGATCACCACGACTTTACATCACAAGAACACAATTTCTCTACTTGGATTCTGCTTTGGGGAAAACAATCTACTCTTggtttataattttctctcaagGGGAAGCCTAGAAGAGAATCTCCATG GTACTCGGAAGAGTGAAATTGTACTTAGTTGGGAGGACAGATACAAGGTGGCTGTGGGTGTTGCCGAGGCATTGGACTATCTGCACAATGGACTTGCTGAACCTGTCATCCATAGGGATGTGAAATCTTCCAATATCCTTTTGTCAGATGATTTTGAGCCGCAG CTGTCAGATTTTGGATTAGCTTTGTGGGCCTCAGATTCTTCACAGAATATCACTTGTACTGATATTGCAGGAACATTTGG TTACCTAGCTCCAGAATATTTCATGCATGGCAAAGTGAATGATAGGATTGATGTCTATGCATTTGGTGTCATACTTTTTGAGCTTCTGTCTGGTAGAAAGCCAATTGATAATGTAAAAACAGAGGGCCAGCAAAGCCTTGTTTTATGG GCAAGTTCAATAATGAAGGGAGGGAAGGTTTCTGAATTGATGGACCCAAGCTTGGGCAGTAACTATGACGGTGATCAAAGTGAGAGGATGATTTTAGCTGCTGCCCTTTGCATCAGACGTGCACCCTTGTGTCGGCCTCAGATTGACGTG GTGCTGAAGCTACTCCAAGGCGACGCAGACACAATCAAGTGGGCAAGAAAACAGGTCAGTGCCTTGGAAGAGGAGAATGCTGTTGATGGAGAAGAATTCCCCGCCAACATGCAGTCTCATCTTAATATTGCATTGCTGGATTTAGAGGAAGAGTCCCTCTCTACTGGAAGTACTGACCACATTGACCTGATAGAAGATTACCTC AACGTAGATGGAGCCGCTCATCGAGCTTGGAATAACCCGTTTTTTCCTGGATTGCGCCCCGCAAtcagatga